TATTGATATCATTTACATTTCCTGCCCACTGCACTTTACCTTGATAGAGAAATATAATTCGGTCAGCAGTGCGGCGGACGGTACTGTCTTGGTGAGTTACGATCGCATAAGTGTTACAAAGTCCTTCTGTACATTGCAGTTGGCGGATTAAATCCTCAATCACTGTAGAAGCGATAGGGTCAAGACCAGCAGTGGGTTCATCGTACAGTAAAACTGCTGACGATTCTTCGGGGTTGTCAGGGTTAGACATCACTGCCCGCGCAAAACTGACCCGCTTGCGCATCCCACCCGATAACTCGGCAGGGTAGCGATCGCCAATCCCCGCCAAGCCGACCATCTCTAACCGTTGATTTACCAGCTCTCGTATGCGCGATCGCGGTAGCTTGGAGTGTTGATAAAGTGAAAAGCCAACATTTTCTGCTACCGTTAACGAATCAAACAAAGCTGCCTGCTGAAACACCATACCAATAGCAACTGGGTCTGGAGCATCTTCAATTAAGCCTCGGCGCTGCTGTCCTTGCACATAAACTTCCCCAGCATCTGGAGCCAGCAATCCAGCAATAATGCGTAGGATAGTTGATTTGCCAGTACCAGAAGGACCAATGATAGCCAATGCTTCTCCCTGGTAAATCGTTAGATCCACTTCATCCAAGACTACATTGCTGCCAAACGACTTACTAACGCTTTTTAGTTCAATCAACGGCTCAGCCATCAGAAAGTTTTGAGTTCGTAGGGGCAGGTTTAACTCTTTGCCTTTACTCCCACAGTTTAGTCCTCACTTATAACTTTATCTTGTAATGAAGGCAGCTGGAGTTAGGGGTGCGATCACCCAAGAGCATTTTTTTGAGGCTCTTTATGGATTCCAGGGATCTAGCTAAGAAGGCACTCTAATAGAGATGACAACAGGGTTTTACCCCGTTTTCTGACATTGTGAACGAACTCAAAAAAACCCAAATAGAGCGGCAGTTTATCTTGGGAAATCCCTCGGTGTGGTCTCAACCAAGAACGTAACAATGACCAGAAGCCTTCCATCGTATTGACGTGGACTTCGTAAAACCCGTCTCCATCCTCGTCCCGAGCATATTCCCCTTGTCCATGATTCACTGTCTTGTGACCATATCCCCACTCAGTTATGCGAGCATAGATGCTGTATTCGTCGGTGTAGATGAGCGTACCAGGTGAGACCATCTTCTGAATCACAGGTGCAATAGTTGCTTGCTTAAGGTTGGACAGCATCTGCACAACAACCTCTCCTCCTCGCTGAATCATGCCGAAAATGGGAGGCTTTTCTTGTGCCAATGTTCCTCGCCCTGGCTTGGCTTTCAACCGCCTTGGGCGACCAAGTCGCCCCTTTTTCTCACTTCGGATGGCTGACCTTTGAAACCAGCAATCAAGTAGAGTTCGTCCAATTCCACTTCTCCTTTCAAAATGACTTCGGGTTTCTTCTCCACAATGCCCATTCGCAGTTGACAAGTCATCTGCTGCGCGTCATCCTTGTTCAGGTCGAGTTCTTGAGCAATTTGGTGTGTCGAGAGATTTAAGCCCATCAAGTACAGACAGAGAATCCAGGTCTGCAAGGGCTGATGATGACCAGCCAGAATCGTACCACTCAAGTCGTCGAATCGGGAAAGGCATCGCCTGACACTGGTATCGCTGACGATGAGGCTGAGTCTCATCGAAACCTCGTTTGACCACACGCTGTGAATTACATTTGCTACAAGTTACACCTTCTGACCATCGTAGCTGGCGCACGGTTTCATAGCACTTTTGTTCGTCAATCAAGGTTTGGAGATTAATCAGCACAGGGATGGTCACAGATTGGTCAGTTCTCGAAGCTAATCAGAGTAGGTATTATACCCTCCTGACTGCCACCGAAACTCTAGATCCCTGGAATCCATAAAGAGCCTACTTTTAAACAAAACCGATTCGACTGAGGGGCCAAAAGCGAAACCGAGCGTGACCGATAATATTCTTTTTTGGTAAAAAGCCCCAAACGTGGGAATCGTTGCTGTCGTTCCGATTGTCCCCCATCACAAAGAATTCTTCTTCAGGAACCTGCTCTGGTGCCAATTTATAGGCTGGAGGTTCTGCAATGTAGTCTTCCTTAAGCGGTTTATTGTTTAGGTAAACTTTGCCTTTGGTAATGCTAACAGTTTGGCCCGGTTCACCAATGATGCGCTTAATGAACGCTTGATCTTTGGCATATCCAAGCATTTGCAGTCGCTCAGGCGGGTCAAACACAACAATATCTCCGGTCGTTGGTGGGTGAAAATGGTAAGAGATTTTGTCTACCACCACGCGATCGCCCATTTCTAAGGTGGGCAGCATAGAGTCAGAGGGGATGTAGCGCGGTTCTGCTACAAACGTTCGGATCAAAAGTGCCAAACATAATGCAATCACGATAAGCTGAAGGTTTTCCCGCTGATTGCGCCATACGCGCAACCACACAGGAGCTTCCTTCACGGTGTTTTCCTTAGATGTCATAGAACTTGTTAGACGAATTTTTGGCAAATAATTTAGCAGGTAAAATCTAATTGTTTAGTACCTTAATTATCTTTATTACCTAGGGGTCAACTACCAGAATACATCCCTCTGCTGGCTCAGGCTAATCCTAGCTTGTTTACCGTGTAGATGGCAGGCGACGTTACTCTGGCGTTTTTGCACCTGAGTGCGTTTGGTTAAAGAGGATGGACTGTTTTTCTGAATTGCACCGCTAATACAGTTCATACTTCAGTAAAGTGCAAGCTAAAGCACCGTTATAGACGGGAATGCGACGAGATGCTTTGAGCCCCACTTTTTTAGCCAACTCTTTGTTCCCCGTCAAAACGAAGGCAGTCCAACCTTTAAAGCGTTGTTTAAAGATATCGCCGAGAGTCTTGTAAAGCGCACCCAGTTCTTGCGGATCTCCCAGACGCTCTCCATAGGGTGGATTACAGATTATCACCCCGGAGTCTGCTGGAGCTTCCAGCTGGGATAATTCGGTTTGGGTAAACTTTATCTGATCGGCGATGCCGCATCGTTCAGCATTGCTGCGCGCCTGAGCTAGTATATCAGGGTCGCGATCGCTGCCAGAAATTGACCCCTTTAGGTCACGTATTTGGCTGTTTTTGGCTTCTGTCAGCAACTTCTGCCACAGCTGTTTGTCAAAATCAGGAAAGCTTTCAAAACCAAATTTTTTACGAAACAAACCGGGTGCAATGTTCAAGGCTTTTAAACCAGCCTCTAAAGGTAGGGTTCCAGAGCCACATAGTGGATCTAAAAAGGGAAGACTTGTATCCCATGCCATGTCGAGGAGAGCTGCAGCTAAAGTTTCCTTGAGCGGAGCTTTCCCCATAGCTTGTCGATATCCTCGCCGATGGAGGCTCGTCCCTGAACTGTCTAGACTTAAAATGCAACGGTCTTGATATATGTGAACGTTGATTAATACATCTGGATTTTCTGCATCAACGCTAGACCGTTGACCCCAGTTGTGACGCTGTTGGTCTACGATCGCATTTTTAACTTGTAAAGCTGTGAAGTGGGTGTGATTAAGTTTTTGATTCCCCCCTGTAGAGTTTACCGCTAGAGTCTTGTGGGGCTGTAGGTATTTATCCCAGGAGATTTTTTGCACCTCTCGATACAGAATTTCAGAGTTAGGGCAGTAAAATTCCCGCAGAGGTACCAGCACCTTGAAAATTGTCCTAGCCCAGAGATTCACGCGATACAACATTGCTCGATCGCCAACAAAATGCACCCCAGTAAAGTCAGGACGCACTTCTTTTGCTCCTAGACGTTCTAGTTCTTGAGCAGCAATGGATTCTAAGCCACGGGCAACCGTAGCAAAATAGCTAAAAGTCAAGTTAATTCTGCCTCTTCAAAAACCTGCCGTGGAGTTATTTCCAGAGCAGGAAGCAATGCATCTACCATAAGCATAGTATCTGTGTAGAGTTGACTTGCTCCGTCTGAGGAAAAGACTTTAATGCTCATGCTTTCAGGGTTTACAATCCAGGCTCGTGGTACACCAGCAGCAAAATAGTCTTTAGCCTTATCTTCAAGTTCTTTTAGGCTCTGATCTGGGGAGATAATCTCAATTACCAGTTCAGGAATGGCAGGACAAGCTTCGTTCCGCTTCCAGCTTTTGGGCAAACGTTCATAGGAGATGTACGTTAAATCTGGTACAGGTACCCATGCTTGTCCCTGACGCTCTAATATAACTGCCCACTCTGGATAAATCCTTCCTTTGCCCTTACACCAGGCACGCATGAGGACTATTAAAGCTGCCTGTAAAGCGGAATGAAAAGCTTTTGGAGACACTTTAGGTACTGCCTGACCATCCACAAACTCGTATGTTACATCTCCTTCTGGCAAAGCAAGAAATTCCTGTAAAGTGATTTTGGCTCCTGCGCTTACCATGTGTCAGTTCAGTAGATTGCTAATAGCTATATGGTACAAAAGCTTTTGCGCTTGGTAGGGAATTTATAGTTACGATTTACAATAAACTGGTTCAAGCTGTAAATTTAATTTTATTAATTTATGAAAAATTCTCTCAAGCTGCCGCAAAAGTTGATGCTTTTGGGCTCAGGAGAACTAGGCAAAGAATTTGTAATTGCTGCTAAACGTTTAGGCAATTATGTTATTGCTGTTGACCGTTATGCCAATGCTCCTGCCATGCAAGTTGCTGATTGCTCTGAAGTTATTTCTATGCTAAGTGCTGATGATTTGGAAGCTGTTGTTCAAAAATATCAGCCAGATTTTATCATCCCTGAGATTGAAGCAATTAGGACAGAAAAACTAATTGAGTTTGAGCAGCGAGGAATTACAGTGATTCCGACTGCAACTGCAACCCACTATACAATGAATCGGGACAGGATTAGGGAAATTGCCTATAAAGAGTTAGGTATTAGAACGGCTAAATATGCTTATGCAACAACTCTAAATGAGCTGATAGCTGTTTCGGAAAATATAGGGTTTCCGAATGTAGTAAAGCCAGTCATGTCATCATCTGGCAAAGGTCAATCTATTGTTAATAATCTTAGGGAAGTTGAAAAAGCATGGAATTATGCAATCGATGGGTCTAGAGGTGATAGCCACAAGATTATTGTTGAAGAGTTCATTCAATTTAATTTAGAAATTACTTTGCTAACGATTAAGCAGTGGAATGCACCGACAATTTTTTGTCTACCGATTGGTCATCGCCAAGAACGGGGAGACTATCAAGAATCGTGGCAGCCAGCTCATATACCAAACAAACTATTATTGGAAGCTCAGGCGATCGCCCAAAAAGTCACTGATGCTTTAGGTGGAGCAGGAATTTTTGGTGTAGAGTTTTTTGTTACCAAAGAAGAAGTTATTTTTTCAGAGCTTTCTCCTCGCCCCCATGATACAGGGATGGTGACATTAATTTCTCAAAACCTGAATGAATTTGAACTACATCTGAGAGCTGTTTTAGGCTTGCCCATACCAAATATAGAACAGCGAGGACCCTCAGCCAGTGCAGTCATTCTAGCCAATGAATATTCAAATTCGGTTTATTTTGAAGGAGTGGCTGACGCTTTATCAGAAAAAGATGTAGACTTGCGGTTATTTGGCAAGCCAGATTCACGTCCGATGCGGAGAATGGGAGTGGCTTTGGCGACAGGAATTAATCTCCAAGAAGCAAGGGAAAAAGCTATTACAGCAGCAAACAAGATAAAAATAGTTGATTAATAATGTTTACCTCATTGCTACTGCCAAACATTAATTATTAACCTATTGCACATTTAACTTGCATATTCTTGAACTGGAGCGATTAATTCTTCTCCCCCTGCCTCCTCTGCCTCCCCCTGCTTGCCCTAACAGGCAAATTAGATGTTTAAAAGCTTACTCGCCCCTTAAAAATGTTTGCCTCTTTTCTACCACATCAAGTCAAGCTACTCAAAGAGCCTGCTTCCATTGCCCTTGCCCAAAATATTGAACGTCAGTTTATTGCGACACCCCTAAGCCAGCAACCGATCGCAACTACCTACGTTCGTCAAGGTAACAGTAGCATACCGATTCTGCTATTGCACGGTTTTGATAGTTCTTTACTAGAGTTCCGCAGCCTTCTACCACTACTGGCTGCTCAAAACGATACTTGGGCTGTCGATCTATTGGGGTTTGGCTTTACAGAAAGAACGCCGGGAATTTCATTTAATCCAGCCACGATCAAAACCCATCTTTACTACTTCTGGAAAACCCTAATTAAGCAACCAGTAACGTTGGTAGGGGCTTCCATGGGAGGTGCAACTGCGATTGATTTTACTCTTACTTATCCCCATGCTGTTAAACAATTAGTTCTAATCAACAGTTTGGGGTACAGTGGGGATGTTTCCCTAGGTCGGTTTTTATTTCCTCCCTTAGATTACTTGGCAGTAGAATACTGGCGACAGCGCAAAGTGCAAGCACTATTGTTTAGTGAGCTTTCTGGCAACTCAGAACCAGGCGCAATTGAAGCGATTCGTTGTGCAGGGCTGCATCTAGAAATGCCCAGCTGGCATGAAGCCATGATTAGTTTTATGAAAAGTGGGGGTTACAGCGATTTGGCAGATAAGATTGCCCAAATTGACAAGCCAACGCTGATTTTATGGGGAGACTCTGATGAAACTCTGGGGATTGGCGATGCGGTGAAGTTTCAAAAGGCGATCGCCCACTCTCAATTAATTTGGTTGAAAAATTGCGGTCACGTTCCTCAACTCGAACAGCCCCAGACTACAGCAAGACACATTCTTGCCTTCCAAAGAGATTCTTCACTGTGCAAACTTGATTAGGTTGCAGGCGGCGTTGGCTCTCCTAGTGCAGTGGAAACTCCAGAGATTGAGTAGCGGGTATAGATGGAATCCGCGCTAATTCTGCTGATTTGAGCGCTTCAGGAAACTTGTCCCAAGGCACACCACCATCGTCACTATCGAGGTAGTGTTCGCCAAACTGGAGGAGAGTTGTGGCACTTTCTGAAGGCGGCAAATTGGTAAAACCTTTCATTTGGCTCATGTATCGGTATAGCGGGGATGGTAATTCTAGACTAGAAGATCAGTAAAAAAGGTAATTTGAAGTACATGGCTTATCCCAGCCTAGAGGAGATTTCTGCTCAGTTAGAAAGCCCTGATTCACGCGATCGCATGTTGGCTCTCGCTTCCCTACGCCGTGTTCCATCGGTTGATGCTGTGCCTTTAATTAAAAAAGTTTTAGATGACGAAATCCTGCAAATTCGCTCGATGGCTGTGTTTGCATTAGGCGTCAAACACACGGATGAATGTTATCCAATTCTGGTGCGTTTGCTCGAAGCCGATCCAGACTACGGCATCCGAGCTGATGCAGCTGGGGCGCTAGGGTACTTGGGCGATCTAAGAGCATTTGAACCACTGGTGCGGGCTTTTTATGAAGACACCGAATGGCTGGTGCGCTTTAGTGCGGCAGTATCACTTGGTAATCTTAAAGATCCCCGCGCGCACGATCTGCTGGTTCGGGCATTGGATAGTAAGGAAGTGGTGCTGCAACAGGCGGCGATCGCAGCGTTGGGTGAAATCAAAGATCTAGAGTCAGTCGATCATATCCTCCGCTTTGCCCAGTCAGAGGATTGGTTAGTGCGGCAACGGCTAGCAGAAGCCCTAGGTCAGTTACCTACCCCTAAAAGCATTTCAGCATTAAAATATCTGGAAAAAGACAACCATTTTCAGGTTGCTGAAGCTGCTAAGGTTTCACTCCAGCGGCTGACTGGTTAATGAGGGGCGAGGGGTGAGGGAGGTGGGGAGAAGACTTCAAAAAGATGATCTGGATGTACACTCACCCCATCGCCCCACCTTCTTTCGGCTCCTGTCTCCTGCTACCTTATAAAATGAGATTTTAAGAATTCTTGTGTAGGATCGTTTGCTTTATGAATATTCAAGAGTTTTTTGAGTTGAGCGCTGGTAAATGGTTTTCACATCGCACGAGTCACCATCTGGCATTTAAGCAATCGGAGGATGGCAAATCAAATCTCACGATTGAGATGCTAGCGGCGGATCATCCAGAAGTCGCTAAACTTTGTCAGCAATACGAAGTTGACCCCGCTTTAGCTTCTTGTGGGGCGAGAGTGAGCTGGGATGGCACGATGGAATGGGATGAAGAAAAACACACGGGTTCTACAGTGCTAGTATCAGTGCCTGATGCAGATAATCCCAATCAAGGTAAGTTACTACGGGAAATGGGTTATGCCGAGAAGACACCTGTTGCAGGTCGCTACACTATGGGCAGCGATCAAGCACTGACATTGATTACTGAGTATGAAACGATGTCTTCTGAAGAGCGGCTATGGTTTGCGAGTCCCAATTTGCGGATGCGGGTTAGTGTTTTGAAGCGCTTCGGTGGCTTTAGCATGGCTTCCTTCACTTCTGAAATTCGCATGGGTGGCGTGCAGCCCTCTGCCAAGGCAACAGAGGCATTCAATTCAGCATCAAAATCCAAAATCTAAAATCCAAAATCCAAAATGGTATGAGGAGTAACCAGCTCAATTCTCTGTGTGCTGGGAGATTGCTTTAAGTTTAGTGTAAAAATCAGAGGTATCAGTTTTCACTGGATTGAATTGCCGAATGGGCGGCTGGCTGCCACTGCTAAGGGAGTGTGCAGAGTGATTGCTAGGCGATCGCCTCCGGTCATTATTACTAGATTGATGGCTCTTGATCTGCCTCGATGCCCCACCTACCTGTTTTGTTACTGGAACATTAACAGTGGTATTAACATGTTGAACTGACGTTTGCTTACTAGTACCTACTGTCGTGATGATATTTGCGCCGTGATGCCCATTCCTAAAACTGACGACTGGCTTTAAAGCTAGGGGATAAGACTTGGTAGGATTACTTTGCTCAATCAGTGTTTGATAGAGGTCTCCACAGACGAGGCGTTCAAATTCGTGGTTGAAATGAGGAAGTGCCTGCTCCCGCCGATGCCAAACATATAAAATCTGTTCGACGGAAATCGCTTTGTAGCGACCTTGATAAAGCGCCTCAATTACCGCTAGACGCACCCAATTGACTGGGTAATCATCAAGCCAGCGGTTAACTAATTCAGCAGCACTATAACCACCCAGGTCAAAAATATAGTGCATTAATAATGCTATTGCACAGTTAGCAGTCGTATCCCAAGCTTGTTTCAGCATTAGCTAAAAAGCGTGATTGAATAAACAGACATTCTTTGATATAACTTATAGCCTATCGTCTATTGCCAAGTCTCAAGTGTAATTAACCAGCTCTTAATTTATGTACGGAGGAACAGCCGTTCGCCCCTACTTTTAACACAACCGCTCCTCTGTGCGTTTAAAAAATTCGTGAGCTAATATTATTGTTTTGTATCCTATCAAGTCAATCGGCACAAACCGATGATTGAAGTTGAGCATTTAAGTAAAATCTACGGACCCAACCCAGGAATTCAGGATGTCACCTTTAGTGTGGAACCAGGGGAAATTATGGGTTTTTTGGGTCCCAATGGAGCTGGGAAAACTACAACTATGCGAATTTTGGCTGGGTATCTACCAGCTAGCAGTGGAACAGCTCGCATTGCTGGGTACGATGTCCATGAGAACTCATTAGCAGTGCGGCAGCGAATTGGCTATTTACCAGAAACACCGCCCTTGTATCCAGATATGACAGTTGAGGGGTTCCTGTATTTTGTGGCGCGACTTAAAGGAGTACCAGCAGGCGATCGCTCGCGTCAGATCAAGGCGGCAATCAAACGCTGCAATCTGCAAGAAAAGCGTCAAGTCCTGATCCGCAAACTGTCTAAGGGATTCCGGCAGCGGGTAGGTATTGCCCAAGCAATCGTCCACGATCCACCAGCCATCATTCTCGATGAACCCACCGTTGGACTCGATCCACGGCAAATCATTGAAGTCCGAAATTTAATTAAGAGCCTCGCTGGTAGTCACACAATTATTCTTTCTACTCACATCCTGCCAGAAGTCAGCATGACCTGTAACCGGGTGACGATTATCAATCGCGGCAAAGTCGTTGCTACCAATACTCCAGAAAACCTAGAAGCTAGTTTAGCTGGGGGTGCGGGATATGAACTAGAAATTGAAGGCGATGCAGCTACTGCCGCCCAGCAACTGCTGCAACTTTTGCCTAATGTGCGTTTGGTAGAATCAATTCCGGCGGCAGGAGGGTATGGAGGTAATACCCCGGCAGAAAATCGCGCTTGTCTGCGGGTGGTATCAGAACCGGGAACTGAACCGGGTCCCGAGATTGTCACCGTTTTGGTAGGAATGGGACTAGGAGTGTACGAGATGCGCCGCACGCGCGCCACTTTGGAGGATGTGTTTTTGCAACTAACCACTGAGGAAAAGCAACTAGAGCCAGAGTCGCGATCGCCAGGAGAAGATGCTTAGATGGGTTTAATTCTAGGTAACATCATTGCCATTTACCGCAGAGAATTTCAGAGCTATTTTGCATCGCCTTTAGCGTACGCGATCGCTGGCGTTTTCTGGCTGTTATCTGGATTCTTCTTTGTGATAATTCTGCTGGGACCACAGGGATTTATTCAACAAGTTGCTCAAAATGATTTGCAAGGGCAGCAATTGGGAGTACCAGTGCCGCCTGTGGACGTAGCATACGAATTCCTCCGCGCCTTTTTGAGCGTCATGGGCTCTCTCGCCTTGTTCATCCTGCCAATTTTATCAATGGGACTTTATGCAGAAGAACGCAAGCGCGGGACTTTGGAGTTATTAGCTACCTCGCCAATCACTAATTGGGCAGTAGCCGTAGGTAAACTATTGGGGGTGCTGACGTTTTTTATTACATTGTTGCTG
This window of the Chroococcidiopsis sp. CCMEE 29 genome carries:
- the lepB gene encoding signal peptidase I codes for the protein MTSKENTVKEAPVWLRVWRNQRENLQLIVIALCLALLIRTFVAEPRYIPSDSMLPTLEMGDRVVVDKISYHFHPPTTGDIVVFDPPERLQMLGYAKDQAFIKRIIGEPGQTVSITKGKVYLNNKPLKEDYIAEPPAYKLAPEQVPEEEFFVMGDNRNDSNDSHVWGFLPKKNIIGHARFRFWPLSRIGFV
- a CDS encoding phycobiliprotein lyase produces the protein MNIQEFFELSAGKWFSHRTSHHLAFKQSEDGKSNLTIEMLAADHPEVAKLCQQYEVDPALASCGARVSWDGTMEWDEEKHTGSTVLVSVPDADNPNQGKLLREMGYAEKTPVAGRYTMGSDQALTLITEYETMSSEERLWFASPNLRMRVSVLKRFGGFSMASFTSEIRMGGVQPSAKATEAFNSASKSKI
- the purT gene encoding formate-dependent phosphoribosylglycinamide formyltransferase, with the translated sequence MKNSLKLPQKLMLLGSGELGKEFVIAAKRLGNYVIAVDRYANAPAMQVADCSEVISMLSADDLEAVVQKYQPDFIIPEIEAIRTEKLIEFEQRGITVIPTATATHYTMNRDRIREIAYKELGIRTAKYAYATTLNELIAVSENIGFPNVVKPVMSSSGKGQSIVNNLREVEKAWNYAIDGSRGDSHKIIVEEFIQFNLEITLLTIKQWNAPTIFCLPIGHRQERGDYQESWQPAHIPNKLLLEAQAIAQKVTDALGGAGIFGVEFFVTKEEVIFSELSPRPHDTGMVTLISQNLNEFELHLRAVLGLPIPNIEQRGPSASAVILANEYSNSVYFEGVADALSEKDVDLRLFGKPDSRPMRRMGVALATGINLQEAREKAITAANKIKIVD
- a CDS encoding THUMP domain-containing protein, whose translation is MTFSYFATVARGLESIAAQELERLGAKEVRPDFTGVHFVGDRAMLYRVNLWARTIFKVLVPLREFYCPNSEILYREVQKISWDKYLQPHKTLAVNSTGGNQKLNHTHFTALQVKNAIVDQQRHNWGQRSSVDAENPDVLINVHIYQDRCILSLDSSGTSLHRRGYRQAMGKAPLKETLAAALLDMAWDTSLPFLDPLCGSGTLPLEAGLKALNIAPGLFRKKFGFESFPDFDKQLWQKLLTEAKNSQIRDLKGSISGSDRDPDILAQARSNAERCGIADQIKFTQTELSQLEAPADSGVIICNPPYGERLGDPQELGALYKTLGDIFKQRFKGWTAFVLTGNKELAKKVGLKASRRIPVYNGALACTLLKYELY
- a CDS encoding Uma2 family endonuclease, whose translation is MVSAGAKITLQEFLALPEGDVTYEFVDGQAVPKVSPKAFHSALQAALIVLMRAWCKGKGRIYPEWAVILERQGQAWVPVPDLTYISYERLPKSWKRNEACPAIPELVIEIISPDQSLKELEDKAKDYFAAGVPRAWIVNPESMSIKVFSSDGASQLYTDTMLMVDALLPALEITPRQVFEEAELT
- a CDS encoding alpha/beta hydrolase, with protein sequence MFASFLPHQVKLLKEPASIALAQNIERQFIATPLSQQPIATTYVRQGNSSIPILLLHGFDSSLLEFRSLLPLLAAQNDTWAVDLLGFGFTERTPGISFNPATIKTHLYYFWKTLIKQPVTLVGASMGGATAIDFTLTYPHAVKQLVLINSLGYSGDVSLGRFLFPPLDYLAVEYWRQRKVQALLFSELSGNSEPGAIEAIRCAGLHLEMPSWHEAMISFMKSGGYSDLADKIAQIDKPTLILWGDSDETLGIGDAVKFQKAIAHSQLIWLKNCGHVPQLEQPQTTARHILAFQRDSSLCKLD
- a CDS encoding HEAT repeat domain-containing protein, producing MAYPSLEEISAQLESPDSRDRMLALASLRRVPSVDAVPLIKKVLDDEILQIRSMAVFALGVKHTDECYPILVRLLEADPDYGIRADAAGALGYLGDLRAFEPLVRAFYEDTEWLVRFSAAVSLGNLKDPRAHDLLVRALDSKEVVLQQAAIAALGEIKDLESVDHILRFAQSEDWLVRQRLAEALGQLPTPKSISALKYLEKDNHFQVAEAAKVSLQRLTG
- a CDS encoding DUF1636 family protein, which produces MSQMKGFTNLPPSESATTLLQFGEHYLDSDDGGVPWDKFPEALKSAELARIPSIPATQSLEFPLH
- a CDS encoding ABC transporter ATP-binding protein, encoding MIEVEHLSKIYGPNPGIQDVTFSVEPGEIMGFLGPNGAGKTTTMRILAGYLPASSGTARIAGYDVHENSLAVRQRIGYLPETPPLYPDMTVEGFLYFVARLKGVPAGDRSRQIKAAIKRCNLQEKRQVLIRKLSKGFRQRVGIAQAIVHDPPAIILDEPTVGLDPRQIIEVRNLIKSLAGSHTIILSTHILPEVSMTCNRVTIINRGKVVATNTPENLEASLAGGAGYELEIEGDAATAAQQLLQLLPNVRLVESIPAAGGYGGNTPAENRACLRVVSEPGTEPGPEIVTVLVGMGLGVYEMRRTRATLEDVFLQLTTEEKQLEPESRSPGEDA
- a CDS encoding ATP-binding cassette domain-containing protein; its protein translation is MAEPLIELKSVSKSFGSNVVLDEVDLTIYQGEALAIIGPSGTGKSTILRIIAGLLAPDAGEVYVQGQQRRGLIEDAPDPVAIGMVFQQAALFDSLTVAENVGFSLYQHSKLPRSRIRELVNQRLEMVGLAGIGDRYPAELSGGMRKRVSFARAVMSNPDNPEESSAVLLYDEPTAGLDPIASTVIEDLIRQLQCTEGLCNTYAIVTHQDSTVRRTADRIIFLYQGKVQWAGNVNDINSTDNSLIRQFFSGSVEGPIHVVG
- a CDS encoding ABC transporter permease is translated as MGLILGNIIAIYRREFQSYFASPLAYAIAGVFWLLSGFFFVIILLGPQGFIQQVAQNDLQGQQLGVPVPPVDVAYEFLRAFLSVMGSLALFILPILSMGLYAEERKRGTLELLATSPITNWAVAVGKLLGVLTFFITLLLPLLAYEAIALSAANPPIQPAVPLLGHLGLILLAAGVLSLGMFISSLTDSTILAAVLTFALILFLWVIDVVANTIGGPVGQALGHLSLLRHYNNLVQGIFDTSSLILFASYIVLGIFLTAQSIDALRFQRS